One Ranitomeya imitator isolate aRanImi1 chromosome 1, aRanImi1.pri, whole genome shotgun sequence DNA window includes the following coding sequences:
- the LOC138644849 gene encoding neurexin-3-like, translating to MSSSFCSLSLTLHLSFLLGSVLGLSLGLEFMGLPNQWARYLRWDASTRSDLSFQLRTNVSTGLLLYFDDGGICDFLCLSLADGRVQLHFSIDCAETTVLSDKKVNDGGWHFLMVSRNRLRTTMVLDGAAIPAEVRPQRQSMNIVSDLFVGGVPGDIRSDALTLGTVRDIPMLSGYLQELKYGNSEPRLLGSQGVRLDLEGLCTDNPCDNGGACLLLDGEPTCDCTATGYVGKFCSEDVNDIPGLANLMVDDQVKCKLGIIVDLCSSYKGHPELKVYVVSARSGTTFPASSFNPKESTEVERGTAASNNNGSAVVCHKCMICADSTTRTLISGEWALTAAQFTLHKGEYYMLLSIVVSQHIQTAKV from the exons ATGTCCTCCAGCTTTTGCTCTCTTAGCCTCACTCTCCATTTAAGCTTTCTTCTGGGCTCTGTCTTAGGCTTGAGCTTAGGACTTGAGTTCATGGGACTTCCCAATCAGTGGGCTCGCTACCTGCGCTGGGATGCCAGCACCCGCAGTGACCTCAGCTTTCAGCTCAGGACCAACGTTTCCACCGGCCTTTTGCTCTACTTTGATGATGGTGGCATCTGTGACTTTCTCTGCCTCTCTCTGGCAGATGGCAGAGTTCAGTTGCACTTTAGTATTGATTGTGCTGAAACCACAGTTCTAAGTGATAAGAAGGTGAACGACGGTGGCTGGCACTTTCTGATGGTCAGTCGAAATAGGCTGAGGACCACAATGGTTCTAGATGGGGCGGCTATACCTGCAGAGGTTCGACCACAGAGGCAGAGCATGAATATTGTTAGTGACCTCTTTGTAGGTGGCGTTCCCGGAGATATACGCTCTGATGCGCTGACACTCGGTACAGTCAGGGACATACCCATGTTGTCTGGATATTTACAGGAGCTCAAGTATGGTAACTCTGAGCCACGGCTGCTTGGAAGTCAAGGCGTGCGGTTAGATCTGGAGGGGCTCTGCACCGATAATCCTTGTGACAATGGAGGAGCTTGTCTGTTGCTGGATGGAGAGCCCACCTGTGACTGTACGGCAACTGGCTATGTGGGCAAGTTCTGCTCTGAAG ATGTCAATGACATTCCAG GACTGGCCAATCTCATGGTTGATGACCAAG TGAAATGTAAGCTCGGGATCATTGTGGATTTATGCTCGTCTTACAAAGGACATCCTGAGCTGAAGGTGTATGTGGTTTCTGCTCGGTCCGGCACAACTTTCCCTGCTTCCAGTTTCAATCCCAAGGAAAGCACTGAAGTGGAAAGGGGTACTGCTGCTTCAAACAATAATGGCTCAGCAGTGGTGTGCCATAAATGTATGATTTGTGCCGATTCCACTACCAGGACTCTGATATCAGGAGAATGGGCGCTCACTGCTGCCCAGTTTACACTTCATAAAGGAGAATACTACATGCTGCTCTCCATCGTGGTCAGCCAGCACATACAGACAGCCAAAGTGTGA